A genome region from Paralichthys olivaceus isolate ysfri-2021 chromosome 6, ASM2471397v2, whole genome shotgun sequence includes the following:
- the ogfr gene encoding opioid growth factor receptor, with amino-acid sequence MEDDCVCDYDSTWDTESDGDEPAAESQTRRASQDKNKSGWTLWHHTPRNMRAAKDMQNYRKGYPNLTDDECSEDKMNNLQFYLNNFPSAPDDIYIESFLKEWKNDYKRLERVHSYIQWLFPLREPGVNYMASELTKKEIEAFKKNEDAKRRLVESYELMLGFYGIRLVNKETGEVKRAENWKDRFANLERNMHNNLRITRILKSLGELGFKRYQAPLVHFFLEETLVKKTLSSVKRSVLDYFLFAVLDKQKRQELLRFAYLHFEPKDKFVWCPRKIQKQFRKADKRADAIGNGDGKDEAYSRSKSKDGEAGVQQKEDGVDNGTKSQKGSDNTESKDKNKLSEASAEPEPETVANGDTEVDFTKEIMGNGNDSAEEEEMDQSLSPDTMAAASEPSADSEHKLTNDSDDTIQESDNSMQTDGDIDTEKPLKKKREDDKVLPSNGSAGDPACVQMEEKTGANKATGQTSPAAQTPLKTSKHSPTLSSGREEKIPRTEFNEVPDKNEDDEEDMSQENVSATNGSLTSAGKTEDE; translated from the exons ATGGAGGACGACTGCGTGTGTGATTACGACTCGACCTGGGACACCGAGAGCGACGGAGACGAGCCGGCTGCAGAGAGCCAGACCCGCCGGGCGAGtcaggacaaaaacaaaagcgGCTGGACTTTA TGGCACCACACGCCCAGAAACATGAGGGCAGCAAAGGACATGCAGAATTACAGAAAAGGATATCCG AATCTCACAGATGACGAGTGCTCAGAAGACAAAATGAACaatttgcagttttatctgaatAACTTTCCCTCCGCTCCTGAtg ATATCTACATAGAGTCATTCCTTAAAGAATGGAAAAACGACTACAAAAGACTGGAGAGAGTTCACTCATACATTCAGTG GTTGTTTCCACTGCGAGAACCTGGGGTTAATTACATGGCTTCAGAACTCACCAAGAAGGAAATTGAG GCCTTTAAGAAGAATGAGGACGCCAAAAGGAGACTAGTCGAGTCCTATGAACTCATGTTGGGCTTTTATGGCATCCGTTTAGTCAACAAAGAGACTGGGGAAGTGAAACGTGCTGAAAATTGGAAGGATCGCTTTGCAAACCTGGAGCG GAATATGCACAACAACCTGCGCATCACTCGCATCCTGAAGAGCCTCGGGGAGCTGGGATTCAAGCGCTACCAGGCCCCACTTGTTCACTTCTTTCTGGAAGAGACTCTAGTCAAGAAGACCCTCAGTAGTGTGAAACGCAGTGTACTTGACTATTTCCTGTTTGCTGTGCTGGACAAGCAGAAACGTCAGGAGCTTTTGCGTTTCGCCTACCTTCACTTTGAGCCAAAGGATAAGTTTGTGTGGTGTCCCAGGAAGATTCAGAAACAATTCAGGAAGGCAGACAAAAGAGCCGACGCCATCGGGAATGGAGATGGAAAGGATGAAGCGTATTCACGGAGTAAAAGCAAAGATGGCGAAGCAGGTGTGCAGCAGAAAGAGGACGGAGTGGATAACGGAACAAAGAGTCAGAAAGGAAGCGATAATACAGaaagtaaagacaaaaacaaactgtcagaggcgTCTGCTGAACCAGAACCTGAGACTGTGGCAAATGGAGACACGGAGGTTGATTTTACAAAAGAAATAATGGGGAATGGAAATgactctgcagaggaggaggaaatggatCAGTCGCTCAGTCCTGACACCATGGCAGCAGCAAGTGAGCCCAGTGCCGACAGTGAGCACAAACTTACCAACGACTCAGACGATACCATCCAGGAATCTGACAACAGCATGCAGACAGATGGGGACATCGACACTGAAAAaccactgaagaagaagagggaagaTGACAAGGTGCTGCCAAGCAACGGCTCGGCTGGGGACCCCGCCTGTGTGCAAATGGAGGAAAAAACCGGTGCAAATAAAGCCACTGGTCAAACAAGCCCGGCAGCGCAAACCCCGCTTAAGACTTCAAAAcactctcccactctctcctctggaagagaggaaaaaatccCAAGGACTGAATTTAATGAAGTGCCAGATAAAAACGAAGACGATGAAGAGGACATGTCGCAGGAAAATGTGTCAGCAACAAATGGGTCACTGACGAGCGCCGGCAAAACTGAGGATGAGTAG